The window TTGAACATCTCCGGCTCGCGCATCAACGCCATGAAGGTCATGAAGCCACCATAACTGCCGCCGTACACGCCCACGTTTTTCAGGTCGCCCTGGTGGTTCGCCGCCATCCAGTTCACGCCATCGACGTAATCTTCCAGCTCCGGATAGCCCATCTGGCGATAAATGGCCGTACGCCAGGCGCTCCCGTACCCTCTTGACGCGCGATAGTCCAGATCGAGCACGATGTAGCCCTTCTCGACCAGCAGGTTGTGGAACATCTGCTCGCGGAAGTACACCGGATACCGCTTGCTGACATTCTGCAGGTAGCCCGCGCCGTGCACGAACATCACGATCGGGTACTTCCTGCCCGGTTCCAGATTCGCCGGACGATACAGCTTGCCCCAGATCTAGCCCGCGCCTTTGGTCGACGGCACTGCCACGTACTGCGGCTCGATCCAGCTGCGCGCCTTGAAGTCAGGCGAGCGCGTATCGGTCAGCTTGACAGGCGCGCCGCCACTGGCTGCGATGGTTGCCAGCTGCGCCGGCATGTAGCTCGACGAATAGTGCACCAGCAGCTTGCGTTCGTCCGGCGACAACGCAAACTGCTCGACGCCTTCGAGCGCCGTCACTTCGCGCAGCTTGGCATCGACGGCCGAGACCGAGCACACTTCATACGTACCCGGGTTCTTCGGGTTGCACATCATGAAAGCGGTGGCGCCGTCGGCCGACCACTGGATGCGGGTCGCTTCCCATTTGCCCTGCGTGAGCGCGCGCGTCTTGCCGTCGCTGGCGCGGGTGTACAGGTGCGCGTAGCCGCTTTCTTCGGAGAGATACCACAGCGTGCTGTTATCGGGCAGCCAGCCGAATTCATTGTTGCCCGAGTTGACCCAGGCATTGTCAGTGACGCGGTGGGCCGGCTTGAGCGTGGCGCCGGCCAGGTCGACGGTGGCGATCCAGCGGTCCTTGTTGTCGGCGGCGCGCAGCATCACGGCCAGGCCTGTGCCGCTGCGGTTCCATTCGACCGCAGCGCCGTCGTCATCGACGCGCACCACGCGGTTGCCTTTCAGTTCGGGCAGTTTTTGTGCCTTGCGCAGGTCCGCCAGCGGGTCGACGCCGATGCCGGGCAGGCTGTCGAAGGACAAATCGCGCATCTCGCGCGTGGCCAGGTTGACCAGCTTCAGGGTGTGCGAAACCGGTGCGTTGCGGCCGACGCGCGGACGCTGGTCGTCGAATTCTTCGTAGCCCGATTCGGTCACGTAGCGCGGCAGCTTGCCGATGCGGCCCTTGTCGGTGGCCTTGGGTGCGGTTACCAGCAGCAGCCAGCGGCCGTCCGGCGACAGGGCGCTGCCGTCGATGACGACTTTGTCGCCCAGGTAGATCGGCGCCGGTGCGCGCGTGGGATCGGCGCGGCGTTCCTGCTCGGCGCGGTCGCGGCTCGCGTCGCGGTCGTCCTTCTGGCGCTTGAGGGTGGAGATCAGGCGCAGTTGGAGGTCGCGCAGGTTGTCGGCGTCCGGCGCGGCGGCGGGGGCCTTGGTGGCGTGCGCCGCAGCCAGCGGCGAGATCAGGCGGTCGGCGCGGTTCCAGCCGAGCCATTCATGGCCGACGCGGAACTGCACGCTGCGCCCGTCGGCGGAATACTGGGGCGCGGCCAGGCCGTTGCTGCCGCGCGTGATCTGGGTCAGTGCGCCGCTTTTGAGATCGCGCTCGAACAGGTCGCCGTTGCGCAGCATGATGGAGCGCGTGCGCTCGCGGTTGTAGATGACCTTATCGCTGTCCAGATTGGCCAGTTCGGCGTCGCCAACCAAACGTGGTTTTCCGGGCGCGGCCTGGTAGATGTCGCGCAGTTGCGAACCGGTGCGCTTCTGTTTGTAAAACACCTGCTTGCCGTCCCAGCTCCACCAGGCGGTTTCCGCCGGCGTGCCGATCCAGTCGGGGTGGGCCATCGCCTGATCGAGGCTGATGGGCGTGGCGGCGACGGCGGGGATCGCCCACATCGCGGCCAGGAGGGGTAGTACAAATAGGCGCATGGTAAATACAGTTCGAGAGGAAATGAAAGGAAATGCGAGAAGTTGCAGGATCGCATTCTAGCGCAGGCGCGGTGGGTGTGGGCGGCTGGCGGGTTGGCGCCGCCGCACAACATTGCGCACCCGGCCTATCGCACGCGGCGTGCCTTGCGGATCGATTCGATCAATTCAAAGAGGAGCATCCCGCCCAGCATGGCCGCGACGAAAACCAGGGCATCGCTGCCGCCGGTCGCCAGCGATGCCAGCGCGGGGCCGGGGCAGTAGCCGGCCACGCCCCAGCCCGCGCCGAAGGTCAGCGCGCCGGTCAGCAGGCGCCGGTCGAGCTTGCGCGAGTCGGGCAGGTGCTCTGTTCCGCCCAATAGCGTCGTCGAACGCCGCGCCGCGATGCGGAAGGCGATCGCCGCTACCGGAATGGCGCCGGCCATCACAAACGCCAGTGCGGGATTAAAGTCGCCGGCCAGGTCGAGAAAGCCGATCACCTTGGCCGGATCGGTCATGCCCGACAGGATCAGGCCAAGCCCAAAGACCAGGCCACTGACGAACGCTGCGCTGACGTATTTCATGAGGCTCCCGATCCCAACAGATGGCGCAGCACGAAGACGGTGACGAAGCCGGCCAGCATGAAGGCGGCGGTCGCGGCCAGCGAGCGGGGCGACAGGCGCGCGATGCCGCACACGCCATGCCCGCTGGTGCAGCCGGAACCGTAGCGGGTGCCCAGTCCGACCAGCAGACCGCCCACGATCAGGCTCGCCTTGCCGGCTTCGACGTGCACCTGGGGCAGGGGAGCGAACAGCACGAACACCAGAGGGGAGAGCACCAGTCCGAAGAGAAAGGCGATGCGCCAGCCGAGTTCGCTACGAACCGGACGCAGCAGTCCGCCGAGGATGCCGCTGATGCCGGCGATGCGGCCATTTAGCAACAGGAACATGGCGGCGGCGAGGCCGATCAGCGCGCCGCCAGCCAGCGCGCGGACAAGGTCAGGACTAAGCGGTGGCATCGTCTTTTTTCTCCGGAGGCGGTGAACAGAACTGCTGATACAGCACATCCATAACTGCGCTGGCCTGCGCGCTGCTGAGCGAGTAGAAAATCTGCTTGCCGGCTCGCCGTGTACTGACCAGTTGTTCGTTGCGCAGCACGGTGAGCTGTTGCGACAGCGTCGGCTGGCGAACGCCGGTCAGTTGTTCCAGCTCTCCCACGTTGCGCTCCTGGTGCGACAGCTGGCACAGCAACAGCAGGCGGTCGCGGTTGACCAGCACTTTTAACAGCGCGCACGCCTGGTCCGCGCCAGCGGCGAAGCGTTCGAGATCGAGTGAATTTTCCAGCATGGGCATGGGCACGGCGACAACCGTCAATATCAATCTGGATAATATATCACAGAATATAATATGTCCAGGTCAGTTGTTCAGGGCTGGGAATGCCGGGATCGAGGCGGAGGAGGGGAAGGGGGTGCGCTGCAGCGGTGGCAGCGCGGAAAAACATCCGGCCACGAGCGCGGCCGGTGAGATTTAAACGTCTTGCTGGTCTTGCTCTGGCTCCGGGCCATCGCGGAAGAAGATGGCGATGCGAACGGCCAACGCAATCGCTGCCAGCGCGCCCGGGAGGTATTCGATGACTTCCATAATCAACCCCGCGAAGCCAGATTGCGCAGTTCAGCCGCCAGGCTAGGATGCATGTGCTGGTAAGCATTTGCCATGACGATCAGCTTGCGATGGCTGCGCATGCGCGCTCGGTCGTTCTGGGTCGGCTTGACCGCTACTTCCTGCGCGATGAACTGGCGCTCTTGCGCGGCAAACAGCGCTGCAGCAAAGGCACGCGCCGCATTGCTGACGTCGGTCAGGTAATGGCGGAAGCTTTGGTTCGTCGGTTGGGTGTAGGTGGCGCTGCTCATTTGGAACTCTCCTGGGGATTAAATTGCGTTGTTGCAGTGCAGTATAAGAGAGTCCAAGGTATAAAGAAAATTTTGATTTATGATGCCTCATATCACGGCGGGAAATAACTCCGATTTTGCGTCAATATGCATTATTCGCACCAGTGATGTCGTTGGGCAATATGACGTATCCGTATATCAATATGAATAAAGGGGCAAATGCAGCCGGAGATTGCAGCCCCGATGTGATGCGCTATGCTGCCTGTTTGAGCTCTTTCAGACGTGGATGGATGACAAAACTTAAAACGTTCAATCATGTGGCCGCGGGCGTATCCCAGTCCTTCATCAGCCGCAATAACGATGTGGGCGGCTACTGGGCGCTCGGAGAACTGTACAAGGACGCCAGTGCGCCGGATGATGCTGTCCAGCTGCAATTGCTCGATGGTGTTGCGATACCGTCCACTCGCAGCGTCTGCCAGGTCGCTAAAAACTACGCGGTGTTTTTGCAACGGGCGCTGGCTGACAAGGGCATAGCGTCCGATGAGCTTGCGGATGCGAATGTATGCATACAGTTCAATGCAGAAGCACCCGAGGGCGCAATCTCCATGGAATATCAGGGCGATCCTTTCGTTTGCACCGTTACGTTGAGAACAGCGCAAGGAAAGGTGGCGGTGGCGAAAGCGTACGGGCGCTGCCTGCGCAATCGGTGGGGAATGT of the Massilia violaceinigra genome contains:
- a CDS encoding alpha/beta hydrolase family protein, whose protein sequence is MWGKLYRPANLEPGRKYPIVMFVHGAGYLQNVSKRYPVYFREQMFHNLLVEKGYIVLDLDYRASRGYGSAWRTAIYRQMGYPELEDYVDGVNWMAANHQGDLKNVGVYGGSYGGFMTFMALMREPEMFKSGAALRPVTDWTTYNHEYTANILNTPDLDPEAYRKSSPIEYADKLRGHLLISHGMVDDNVFYQDSVRIAQRLIELKKDHWELASYPLERHAFVQPESWYDQYRRIYQLFERTLK
- a CDS encoding DUF6691 family protein; the encoded protein is MKYVSAAFVSGLVFGLGLILSGMTDPAKVIGFLDLAGDFNPALAFVMAGAIPVAAIAFRIAARRSTTLLGGTEHLPDSRKLDRRLLTGALTFGAGWGVAGYCPGPALASLATGGSDALVFVAAMLGGMLLFELIESIRKARRVR
- a CDS encoding YeeE/YedE family protein encodes the protein MPPLSPDLVRALAGGALIGLAAAMFLLLNGRIAGISGILGGLLRPVRSELGWRIAFLFGLVLSPLVFVLFAPLPQVHVEAGKASLIVGGLLVGLGTRYGSGCTSGHGVCGIARLSPRSLAATAAFMLAGFVTVFVLRHLLGSGAS
- a CDS encoding ArsR/SmtB family transcription factor, encoding MPMLENSLDLERFAAGADQACALLKVLVNRDRLLLLCQLSHQERNVGELEQLTGVRQPTLSQQLTVLRNEQLVSTRRAGKQIFYSLSSAQASAVMDVLYQQFCSPPPEKKDDATA
- a CDS encoding DPP IV N-terminal domain-containing protein, with amino-acid sequence MRLFVLPLLAAMWAIPAVAATPISLDQAMAHPDWIGTPAETAWWSWDGKQVFYKQKRTGSQLRDIYQAAPGKPRLVGDAELANLDSDKVIYNRERTRSIMLRNGDLFERDLKSGALTQITRGSNGLAAPQYSADGRSVQFRVGHEWLGWNRADRLISPLAAAHATKAPAAAPDADNLRDLQLRLISTLKRQKDDRDASRDRAEQERRADPTRAPAPIYLGDKVVIDGSALSPDGRWLLLVTAPKATDKGRIGKLPRYVTESGYEEFDDQRPRVGRNAPVSHTLKLVNLATREMRDLSFDSLPGIGVDPLADLRKAQKLPELKGNRVVRVDDDGAAVEWNRSGTGLAVMLRAADNKDRWIATVDLAGATLKPAHRVTDNAWVNSGNNEFGWLPDNSTLWYLSEESGYAHLYTRASDGKTRALTQGKWEATRIQWSADGATAFMMCNPKNPGTYEVCSVSAVDAKLREVTALEGVEQFALSPDERKLLVHYSSSYMPAQLATIAASGGAPVKLTDTRSPDFKARSWIEPQYVAVPSTKGAG